In one window of Microtus pennsylvanicus isolate mMicPen1 chromosome 2, mMicPen1.hap1, whole genome shotgun sequence DNA:
- the Lkaaear1 gene encoding protein LKAAEAR1: protein MPSPGVKGTRERAKKSTPVAGAGEKRRKTPRATEPPKPGWALSQERLAAMPPKERRRHLLFGDLLDDAGASASIFPRESVDTPYSMPDPRTWTQASELPAERQNRLLGVLKAAEARGRVRALRLRYTRMRAEEIALLIQKQGSARAAIRLELFLPPQLKPTKIPDPLDRQERRRVETILEEAVDGSIFPR from the exons ATGCCATCCCCAGGAGTAAAGGGTACCAGGGAGCGGGCCAAAAAGAGTACACCAGTAGCTGGAGCTGGTGAGAAACGCAGGAAGACCCCGAGGGCAACAGAGCCCCCGAAGCCAGGCTGGGCCTTGAGTCAGGAGAGGCTGGCGGCCATGCCCCCCAAAGAGCGCCGCCGCCACCTGCTCTTTGGAGACCTGCTCGACGACGCAGGCGCGTCCGCCTCCATCTTTCCACGCGAGTCTGTGGACACACCCTACTCCATGCCCGACCCGCGCACCTGGACGCAGGCATCCGAACTACCCGCTGAGCGTCAGAATCGGCTTCTGGGCGTCCTCAAGGCCGCAGAGGCCCGCGGCCGAGTCCGCGCCCTGAGGTTGCGCTACACGCGAATGCGG GCAGAGGAAATCGCTCTCCTGATCCAGAAGCAGGGCTCAGCGCGCGCCGCCATTCGGCTGGAACTGTTCCTACCACCCCAACTGAAGCCCACGAAAATCCCCGATCCTCTGGACCGACAGGAG CGGAGGCGTGTTGAGACAATCCTGGAAGAGGCGGTAGATGGCAGCATCTTCCCGCGATGA
- the Tcea2 gene encoding transcription elongation factor A protein 2 isoform X3, producing the protein MGKEEEIARIARRLDKMVTRKSAEGAMDLLRELKGMPVTLHLLQSTRVGMSVNALRKQSSDEELIALAKSLIKSWKKLLGAGQNVKDVSDGKTRDQGKGTPLPTSSSKDASGTADLSCKKPDPPRTSSTPRITTFPPVPITCDAVRNKCREMLTLALQTDHDHEAVGVDCEHLSAQIEECIFLDVGNTDMKYKNRVRSRISNLKDAKNPGLRRNVLCGAITPQQIAVMTSEEMASDELKEIRKAMTKEAIREHQMARTGGTQTDLFTCSKCRKKNCTYTQVQTRSSDEPMTTYVVCNECGNRWKFC; encoded by the exons ATGGGCAAGGAGGAGGAGATTGCGCGGATCGCCCGGAGGTTGGACAAGATGGTGACCAGGAAGAGCGCG GAGGGAGCCATGGATTTGCTGCGGGAGCTGAAGGGCATGCCTGTTACATTACACCTGCTCCAG TCCACCCGTGTTGGGATGTCTGTCAATGCCCTGCGGAAGCAGAGCTCGGATGAGGAGCTCATTGCGTTGGCCAAGTCCCTCATCAAGTCCTGGAAGAAGCTCTTGGGTGCGGGTCAGAATGTAAAGG ATGTTTCTGATGGCAAGACCAGGGATCAAGGGAAGGGCACGCCTCTGCCCACATCGTCCTCAAAGGATGCCTCAGGGACTGCGGATCTCAG CTGCAAGAAGCCAGACCCACCTAGGACCTCATCCACTCCGAGGATCACCACATTTCCCCCAGTACCCATTACCTGCGATGCTGTACGAAACAAATGCCGTGAAATGTTGACTTTGGCCCTGCAAACGGACC ATGACCATGAGGCCGTCGGTGTAGACTGTGAGCATCTGTCAGCTCAGATCGAGGAGT GCATCTTCCTGGACGTGGGAAACACAGACATGAAGTACAAGAACCGTGTGCGGAGCCGAATCTCCAACCTGAAAGATGCCAAGAACCCTGGCCTGCGGCGGAACGTGCTGTGTGGTGCCATTACACCCCAGCAGATAGCCGTGATGACATCAGAG GAGATGGCCAGTGATGAGCTGAAGGAGATCCGTAAGGCCATGACCAAGGAGGCCATCCGTGAACATCAGATGGCCCGTACAGGTGGCACACAGACCGACCTGTTCACCTGCAGCAAGTGCAGGAAGAAGAACTGCACCTACACGCAG GTACAGACTCGCAGCTCGGATGAGCCCATGACCACTTATGTTGTCTGCAACGAGTGTGGGAACCGCTGGAAG TTCTGCTGA
- the Tcea2 gene encoding transcription elongation factor A protein 2 isoform X1: protein MGKEEEIARIARRLDKMVTRKSAEGAMDLLRELKGMPVTLHLLQSTRVGMSVNALRKQSSDEELIALAKSLIKSWKKLLGAGQNVKDVSDGKTRDQGKGTPLPTSSSKDASGTADLSCKKPDPPRTSSTPRITTFPPVPITCDAVRNKCREMLTLALQTDHDHEAVGVDCEHLSAQIEECIFLDVGNTDMKYKNRVRSRISNLKDAKNPGLRRNVLCGAITPQQIAVMTSEEMASDELKEIRKAMTKEAIREHQMARTGGTQTDLFTCSKCRKKNCTYTQVQTRSSDEPMTTYVVCNECGNRWKVGRWAQNAHLQSCLRIYWT, encoded by the exons ATGGGCAAGGAGGAGGAGATTGCGCGGATCGCCCGGAGGTTGGACAAGATGGTGACCAGGAAGAGCGCG GAGGGAGCCATGGATTTGCTGCGGGAGCTGAAGGGCATGCCTGTTACATTACACCTGCTCCAG TCCACCCGTGTTGGGATGTCTGTCAATGCCCTGCGGAAGCAGAGCTCGGATGAGGAGCTCATTGCGTTGGCCAAGTCCCTCATCAAGTCCTGGAAGAAGCTCTTGGGTGCGGGTCAGAATGTAAAGG ATGTTTCTGATGGCAAGACCAGGGATCAAGGGAAGGGCACGCCTCTGCCCACATCGTCCTCAAAGGATGCCTCAGGGACTGCGGATCTCAG CTGCAAGAAGCCAGACCCACCTAGGACCTCATCCACTCCGAGGATCACCACATTTCCCCCAGTACCCATTACCTGCGATGCTGTACGAAACAAATGCCGTGAAATGTTGACTTTGGCCCTGCAAACGGACC ATGACCATGAGGCCGTCGGTGTAGACTGTGAGCATCTGTCAGCTCAGATCGAGGAGT GCATCTTCCTGGACGTGGGAAACACAGACATGAAGTACAAGAACCGTGTGCGGAGCCGAATCTCCAACCTGAAAGATGCCAAGAACCCTGGCCTGCGGCGGAACGTGCTGTGTGGTGCCATTACACCCCAGCAGATAGCCGTGATGACATCAGAG GAGATGGCCAGTGATGAGCTGAAGGAGATCCGTAAGGCCATGACCAAGGAGGCCATCCGTGAACATCAGATGGCCCGTACAGGTGGCACACAGACCGACCTGTTCACCTGCAGCAAGTGCAGGAAGAAGAACTGCACCTACACGCAG GTACAGACTCGCAGCTCGGATGAGCCCATGACCACTTATGTTGTCTGCAACGAGTGTGGGAACCGCTGGAAGGTAGGTAGGTGGGCCCAGAATGCTCACCTCCAGTCCTGTCTCAGAATATATTGGACCTGA
- the Tcea2 gene encoding transcription elongation factor A protein 2 isoform X2, which yields MGKEEEIARIARRLDKMVTRKSAEGAMDLLRELKGMPVTLHLLQSTRVGMSVNALRKQSSDEELIALAKSLIKSWKKLLDVSDGKTRDQGKGTPLPTSSSKDASGTADLSCKKPDPPRTSSTPRITTFPPVPITCDAVRNKCREMLTLALQTDHDHEAVGVDCEHLSAQIEECIFLDVGNTDMKYKNRVRSRISNLKDAKNPGLRRNVLCGAITPQQIAVMTSEEMASDELKEIRKAMTKEAIREHQMARTGGTQTDLFTCSKCRKKNCTYTQVQTRSSDEPMTTYVVCNECGNRWKVGRWAQNAHLQSCLRIYWT from the exons ATGGGCAAGGAGGAGGAGATTGCGCGGATCGCCCGGAGGTTGGACAAGATGGTGACCAGGAAGAGCGCG GAGGGAGCCATGGATTTGCTGCGGGAGCTGAAGGGCATGCCTGTTACATTACACCTGCTCCAG TCCACCCGTGTTGGGATGTCTGTCAATGCCCTGCGGAAGCAGAGCTCGGATGAGGAGCTCATTGCGTTGGCCAAGTCCCTCATCAAGTCCTGGAAGAAGCTCTTGG ATGTTTCTGATGGCAAGACCAGGGATCAAGGGAAGGGCACGCCTCTGCCCACATCGTCCTCAAAGGATGCCTCAGGGACTGCGGATCTCAG CTGCAAGAAGCCAGACCCACCTAGGACCTCATCCACTCCGAGGATCACCACATTTCCCCCAGTACCCATTACCTGCGATGCTGTACGAAACAAATGCCGTGAAATGTTGACTTTGGCCCTGCAAACGGACC ATGACCATGAGGCCGTCGGTGTAGACTGTGAGCATCTGTCAGCTCAGATCGAGGAGT GCATCTTCCTGGACGTGGGAAACACAGACATGAAGTACAAGAACCGTGTGCGGAGCCGAATCTCCAACCTGAAAGATGCCAAGAACCCTGGCCTGCGGCGGAACGTGCTGTGTGGTGCCATTACACCCCAGCAGATAGCCGTGATGACATCAGAG GAGATGGCCAGTGATGAGCTGAAGGAGATCCGTAAGGCCATGACCAAGGAGGCCATCCGTGAACATCAGATGGCCCGTACAGGTGGCACACAGACCGACCTGTTCACCTGCAGCAAGTGCAGGAAGAAGAACTGCACCTACACGCAG GTACAGACTCGCAGCTCGGATGAGCCCATGACCACTTATGTTGTCTGCAACGAGTGTGGGAACCGCTGGAAGGTAGGTAGGTGGGCCCAGAATGCTCACCTCCAGTCCTGTCTCAGAATATATTGGACCTGA
- the Tcea2 gene encoding transcription elongation factor A protein 2 isoform X4 — MDLLRELKGMPVTLHLLQSTRVGMSVNALRKQSSDEELIALAKSLIKSWKKLLGAGQNVKDVSDGKTRDQGKGTPLPTSSSKDASGTADLSCKKPDPPRTSSTPRITTFPPVPITCDAVRNKCREMLTLALQTDHDHEAVGVDCEHLSAQIEECIFLDVGNTDMKYKNRVRSRISNLKDAKNPGLRRNVLCGAITPQQIAVMTSEEMASDELKEIRKAMTKEAIREHQMARTGGTQTDLFTCSKCRKKNCTYTQVQTRSSDEPMTTYVVCNECGNRWKVGRWAQNAHLQSCLRIYWT, encoded by the exons ATGGATTTGCTGCGGGAGCTGAAGGGCATGCCTGTTACATTACACCTGCTCCAG TCCACCCGTGTTGGGATGTCTGTCAATGCCCTGCGGAAGCAGAGCTCGGATGAGGAGCTCATTGCGTTGGCCAAGTCCCTCATCAAGTCCTGGAAGAAGCTCTTGGGTGCGGGTCAGAATGTAAAGG ATGTTTCTGATGGCAAGACCAGGGATCAAGGGAAGGGCACGCCTCTGCCCACATCGTCCTCAAAGGATGCCTCAGGGACTGCGGATCTCAG CTGCAAGAAGCCAGACCCACCTAGGACCTCATCCACTCCGAGGATCACCACATTTCCCCCAGTACCCATTACCTGCGATGCTGTACGAAACAAATGCCGTGAAATGTTGACTTTGGCCCTGCAAACGGACC ATGACCATGAGGCCGTCGGTGTAGACTGTGAGCATCTGTCAGCTCAGATCGAGGAGT GCATCTTCCTGGACGTGGGAAACACAGACATGAAGTACAAGAACCGTGTGCGGAGCCGAATCTCCAACCTGAAAGATGCCAAGAACCCTGGCCTGCGGCGGAACGTGCTGTGTGGTGCCATTACACCCCAGCAGATAGCCGTGATGACATCAGAG GAGATGGCCAGTGATGAGCTGAAGGAGATCCGTAAGGCCATGACCAAGGAGGCCATCCGTGAACATCAGATGGCCCGTACAGGTGGCACACAGACCGACCTGTTCACCTGCAGCAAGTGCAGGAAGAAGAACTGCACCTACACGCAG GTACAGACTCGCAGCTCGGATGAGCCCATGACCACTTATGTTGTCTGCAACGAGTGTGGGAACCGCTGGAAGGTAGGTAGGTGGGCCCAGAATGCTCACCTCCAGTCCTGTCTCAGAATATATTGGACCTGA
- the Rgs19 gene encoding regulator of G-protein signaling 19 isoform X1 has product MRLRNRNQERQRAWQASRESKLQPLPSCEVCTPPSPEEVQSWAQSFDKLMHSPTGRSVFRAFLRTEYSEENMLFWLACEELKAEANQHVVDEKARLIYEDYVSILSPKEVSLDSRVREGINRKMQEPSPHTFDDAQLQIYTLMHRDSYPRFLTSPAYRSLLLQGAPQSSSEA; this is encoded by the exons ATGAGGCTGAGAAACAG GAATCAAGAACGGCAGCGAGCGTGGCAGGCTTCTCGGGAAAGCAAGTTGCAACCCCTCCCCAGCTGTGAAGTTTG CACTCCACCAAGTCCTGAGGAAGTACAGAGCTGGGCACAGTCCTTTGACAAGTTAATGCATAGCCCCACGGGCCGCAGTGTATTCCGGGCATTCCTGCGCACAGAATACAGCGAAGAGAACATGCTCTTCTGGCTGGCCTGTGAGGAGCTGAAAGCAGAGGCCAACCAACATGTGGTGGACGAGAAGGCGCGACTTATCTATGAGGACTACGTGTCCATCCTGTCCCCCAAGGAG GTGAGCCTGGACTCCCGTGTGCGAGAAGGCATCAATAGGAAGATGCAAGAGCCATCACCACACACGTTTGATGATGCGCAGCTGCAGATCTACACCCTCATGCACCGGGACTCCTATCCTCGCTTCCTCACCTCCCCCGCCTACCGCTCTCTGCTACTCCAGGGGGCCCCACAGTCCTCCTCTGAGGCCTAG
- the Tcea2 gene encoding transcription elongation factor A protein 2 isoform X6, which translates to MGKEEEIARIARRLDKMVTRKSAEGAMDLLRELKGMPVTLHLLQSTRVGMSVNALRKQSSDEELIALAKSLIKSWKKLLGAGQNVKDVSDGKTRDQGKGTPLPTSSSKDASGTADLSCKKPDPPRTSSTPRITTFPPVPITCDAVRNKCREMLTLALQTDHDHEAVGVDCEHLSAQIEECIFLDVGNTDMKYKNRVRSRISNLKDAKNPGLRRNVLCGAITPQQIAVMTSEVQTRSSDEPMTTYVVCNECGNRWKFC; encoded by the exons ATGGGCAAGGAGGAGGAGATTGCGCGGATCGCCCGGAGGTTGGACAAGATGGTGACCAGGAAGAGCGCG GAGGGAGCCATGGATTTGCTGCGGGAGCTGAAGGGCATGCCTGTTACATTACACCTGCTCCAG TCCACCCGTGTTGGGATGTCTGTCAATGCCCTGCGGAAGCAGAGCTCGGATGAGGAGCTCATTGCGTTGGCCAAGTCCCTCATCAAGTCCTGGAAGAAGCTCTTGGGTGCGGGTCAGAATGTAAAGG ATGTTTCTGATGGCAAGACCAGGGATCAAGGGAAGGGCACGCCTCTGCCCACATCGTCCTCAAAGGATGCCTCAGGGACTGCGGATCTCAG CTGCAAGAAGCCAGACCCACCTAGGACCTCATCCACTCCGAGGATCACCACATTTCCCCCAGTACCCATTACCTGCGATGCTGTACGAAACAAATGCCGTGAAATGTTGACTTTGGCCCTGCAAACGGACC ATGACCATGAGGCCGTCGGTGTAGACTGTGAGCATCTGTCAGCTCAGATCGAGGAGT GCATCTTCCTGGACGTGGGAAACACAGACATGAAGTACAAGAACCGTGTGCGGAGCCGAATCTCCAACCTGAAAGATGCCAAGAACCCTGGCCTGCGGCGGAACGTGCTGTGTGGTGCCATTACACCCCAGCAGATAGCCGTGATGACATCAGAG GTACAGACTCGCAGCTCGGATGAGCCCATGACCACTTATGTTGTCTGCAACGAGTGTGGGAACCGCTGGAAG TTCTGCTGA
- the Tcea2 gene encoding transcription elongation factor A protein 2 isoform X5 has translation MGKEEEIARIARRLDKMVTRKSAEGAMDLLRELKGMPVTLHLLQSTRVGMSVNALRKQSSDEELIALAKSLIKSWKKLLGAGQNVKDVSDGKTRDQGKGTPLPTSSSKDASGTADLSCKKPDPPRTSSTPRITTFPPVPITCDAVRNKCREMLTLALQTDHDHEAVGVDCEHLSAQIEECIFLDVGNTDMKYKNRVRSRISNLKDAKNPGLRRNVLCGAITPQQIAVMTSEVQTRSSDEPMTTYVVCNECGNRWKVGRWAQNAHLQSCLRIYWT, from the exons ATGGGCAAGGAGGAGGAGATTGCGCGGATCGCCCGGAGGTTGGACAAGATGGTGACCAGGAAGAGCGCG GAGGGAGCCATGGATTTGCTGCGGGAGCTGAAGGGCATGCCTGTTACATTACACCTGCTCCAG TCCACCCGTGTTGGGATGTCTGTCAATGCCCTGCGGAAGCAGAGCTCGGATGAGGAGCTCATTGCGTTGGCCAAGTCCCTCATCAAGTCCTGGAAGAAGCTCTTGGGTGCGGGTCAGAATGTAAAGG ATGTTTCTGATGGCAAGACCAGGGATCAAGGGAAGGGCACGCCTCTGCCCACATCGTCCTCAAAGGATGCCTCAGGGACTGCGGATCTCAG CTGCAAGAAGCCAGACCCACCTAGGACCTCATCCACTCCGAGGATCACCACATTTCCCCCAGTACCCATTACCTGCGATGCTGTACGAAACAAATGCCGTGAAATGTTGACTTTGGCCCTGCAAACGGACC ATGACCATGAGGCCGTCGGTGTAGACTGTGAGCATCTGTCAGCTCAGATCGAGGAGT GCATCTTCCTGGACGTGGGAAACACAGACATGAAGTACAAGAACCGTGTGCGGAGCCGAATCTCCAACCTGAAAGATGCCAAGAACCCTGGCCTGCGGCGGAACGTGCTGTGTGGTGCCATTACACCCCAGCAGATAGCCGTGATGACATCAGAG GTACAGACTCGCAGCTCGGATGAGCCCATGACCACTTATGTTGTCTGCAACGAGTGTGGGAACCGCTGGAAGGTAGGTAGGTGGGCCCAGAATGCTCACCTCCAGTCCTGTCTCAGAATATATTGGACCTGA
- the Rgs19 gene encoding regulator of G-protein signaling 19 isoform X3 has translation MGSSRLPDCTEDPELAPQNLATPSTHPCPPHMRLRNRNQERQRAWQASRESKLQPLPSCEVCTPPSPEEVQSWAQSFDKLMHSPTGRSVFRAFLRTEYSEENMLFWLACEELKAEANQHVVDEKARLIYEDYVSILSPKEVSLDSRVREGINRKMQEPSPHTFDDAQLQIYTLMHRDSYPRFLTSPAYRSLLLQGAPQSSSEA, from the exons ATGGG ATCCAGCAGACTCCCAGACTGCACTGAAGATCCAGAGCTGGCACCACAGAACCTGGCaaccccctccacccacccatgcCCACCCCACATGAGGCTGAGAAACAG GAATCAAGAACGGCAGCGAGCGTGGCAGGCTTCTCGGGAAAGCAAGTTGCAACCCCTCCCCAGCTGTGAAGTTTG CACTCCACCAAGTCCTGAGGAAGTACAGAGCTGGGCACAGTCCTTTGACAAGTTAATGCATAGCCCCACGGGCCGCAGTGTATTCCGGGCATTCCTGCGCACAGAATACAGCGAAGAGAACATGCTCTTCTGGCTGGCCTGTGAGGAGCTGAAAGCAGAGGCCAACCAACATGTGGTGGACGAGAAGGCGCGACTTATCTATGAGGACTACGTGTCCATCCTGTCCCCCAAGGAG GTGAGCCTGGACTCCCGTGTGCGAGAAGGCATCAATAGGAAGATGCAAGAGCCATCACCACACACGTTTGATGATGCGCAGCTGCAGATCTACACCCTCATGCACCGGGACTCCTATCCTCGCTTCCTCACCTCCCCCGCCTACCGCTCTCTGCTACTCCAGGGGGCCCCACAGTCCTCCTCTGAGGCCTAG
- the Rgs19 gene encoding regulator of G-protein signaling 19 isoform X2 codes for MPTPHEAEKQHTGPEEADRPPLMSSHDAAPSGPPSRNPCCLCWCCCCSCSWNQERQRAWQASRESKLQPLPSCEVCTPPSPEEVQSWAQSFDKLMHSPTGRSVFRAFLRTEYSEENMLFWLACEELKAEANQHVVDEKARLIYEDYVSILSPKEVSLDSRVREGINRKMQEPSPHTFDDAQLQIYTLMHRDSYPRFLTSPAYRSLLLQGAPQSSSEA; via the exons atgcCCACCCCACATGAGGCTGAGAAACAG CACACAGGACCAGAGGAGGCAGACAGGCCCCCATTGATGTCCAGCCATGATGCAGCCCCTTCAGGACCCCCCAGTCGCAACCCCTGCTGTTtatgctggtgctgctgctgcagtTGCTCCTG GAATCAAGAACGGCAGCGAGCGTGGCAGGCTTCTCGGGAAAGCAAGTTGCAACCCCTCCCCAGCTGTGAAGTTTG CACTCCACCAAGTCCTGAGGAAGTACAGAGCTGGGCACAGTCCTTTGACAAGTTAATGCATAGCCCCACGGGCCGCAGTGTATTCCGGGCATTCCTGCGCACAGAATACAGCGAAGAGAACATGCTCTTCTGGCTGGCCTGTGAGGAGCTGAAAGCAGAGGCCAACCAACATGTGGTGGACGAGAAGGCGCGACTTATCTATGAGGACTACGTGTCCATCCTGTCCCCCAAGGAG GTGAGCCTGGACTCCCGTGTGCGAGAAGGCATCAATAGGAAGATGCAAGAGCCATCACCACACACGTTTGATGATGCGCAGCTGCAGATCTACACCCTCATGCACCGGGACTCCTATCCTCGCTTCCTCACCTCCCCCGCCTACCGCTCTCTGCTACTCCAGGGGGCCCCACAGTCCTCCTCTGAGGCCTAG